One Thalassoglobus sp. JC818 genomic region harbors:
- a CDS encoding circularly permuted type 2 ATP-grasp protein yields MAKSVDFSAYDAESFYDEVFDSQGQPRPEAQLLVDSINGLPPGELLRRQEAIDQAMMRMGITFAVYGDDRGTEKIWPFDIVPRIVGSQEWRTVEQGLKQRIRALNLFIDDIYHDQEILNDGIIPRALIENASSFREQCRGLNPPRGVWVHITGTDLIRHADGQIYVLEDNLRCPSGVSYVLQNRLLMKRSFPGIFKACRVRPVIDYPSGLLQTLQSLAPETYEPTIVVLTPGVYNSAYYEHSFLAQQMGVELVEGRDLVVKDGFVCMRTTEGFQRVDVIYRRIDDDFIDPKVFREDSVLGVPGLMEAYRNGRVALANAPGTGIADDKVVYAFVPEMIKYYLGEEAILPNVETYVCEVPEHREYVLSHLNELVVKPANESGGYGMMIGTRASADEIKKFDELIRKNPRNYIAQPVLSLSRVPTLIDGVFEGRHVDLRPYILYGEDVRVLPGGLTRVALRKGSLVVNSSQGGGSKDTWVVADSDEELTGLD; encoded by the coding sequence ATGGCTAAGAGCGTTGACTTTAGTGCCTATGATGCCGAGTCGTTTTACGATGAAGTCTTCGACAGTCAGGGGCAGCCGCGTCCGGAAGCTCAATTGCTCGTCGATTCAATCAACGGATTGCCTCCGGGCGAACTGTTGCGTCGGCAGGAGGCCATTGATCAAGCAATGATGCGAATGGGGATTACCTTCGCAGTCTACGGAGATGATCGGGGCACCGAAAAAATCTGGCCATTCGACATTGTGCCGAGAATCGTTGGCTCGCAGGAGTGGCGAACCGTTGAGCAGGGATTGAAGCAACGTATTCGCGCGCTCAATCTGTTCATTGATGACATCTATCATGATCAAGAGATTCTGAACGACGGCATCATTCCGCGAGCCCTCATTGAAAATGCCAGTTCGTTTCGAGAGCAGTGTCGCGGGCTAAATCCGCCTCGGGGAGTCTGGGTTCATATCACCGGGACGGATCTGATTCGACATGCGGATGGTCAGATCTATGTGTTGGAAGACAACCTTCGCTGTCCTTCAGGCGTTTCGTACGTGCTTCAGAATCGTTTGCTGATGAAGCGGAGCTTCCCGGGGATTTTCAAAGCTTGCCGCGTTCGTCCGGTGATCGATTACCCGAGCGGCCTGCTGCAAACGCTGCAGTCTCTGGCGCCAGAAACCTACGAACCAACGATCGTGGTGCTGACTCCGGGGGTTTACAACTCAGCTTACTACGAGCACTCCTTCCTCGCTCAACAGATGGGTGTGGAACTAGTTGAAGGCCGAGATCTGGTCGTCAAAGACGGGTTCGTCTGTATGCGGACAACCGAAGGATTTCAGCGAGTGGACGTCATTTACAGACGGATTGATGATGACTTCATCGATCCGAAAGTCTTCCGCGAAGATTCGGTGCTGGGAGTTCCGGGTTTGATGGAAGCTTACCGCAACGGACGTGTTGCTCTCGCCAATGCTCCTGGAACAGGCATTGCGGACGACAAGGTCGTCTATGCGTTTGTGCCGGAGATGATCAAGTACTACCTCGGCGAAGAGGCCATCCTCCCGAATGTGGAGACTTACGTCTGCGAAGTTCCCGAGCATCGCGAGTATGTTCTGAGCCATCTCAACGAGCTGGTTGTCAAACCTGCCAATGAATCGGGCGGCTACGGGATGATGATCGGAACACGTGCGAGCGCTGATGAGATCAAGAAGTTTGACGAACTGATTCGGAAGAATCCGCGAAATTACATCGCGCAGCCTGTGTTGTCGCTCTCGCGGGTTCCGACGCTGATTGATGGTGTATTTGAAGGCCGGCACGTCGATTTGCGGCCGTACATTCTCTATGGGGAAGATGTGCGAGTGCTCCCAGGCGGGTTGACGCGTGTTGCGCTTCGCAAGGGATCGCTTGTCGTGAACTCTTCGCAAGGGGGCGGAAGTAAGGATACGTGGGTCGTTGCTGACTCGGACGAAGAACTGACTGGACTCGATTAA
- the rny gene encoding ribonuclease Y, whose protein sequence is MPIFEIGIGLVLGAVIGFFFDRMRMGSAYRTREDLIKDAEREAENLRKESELAAKEELLRRRQEIETELDKVRDKLRQQEREIDKRETRLDDQTESVKKRERMLEQMQNRLTERSKFIEKREQELEKIVEEEQEKLYTISGLSKEDATQRLLSRLDKQLKSETGSLILKHQQQLKQDSEKLAREIIGMAVQRYASDHTSETTVSTIDIPSDEIKGRIIGREGRNIRAFEKETGVDVIVDDTPGVVVVSAFDTVRREIAKNALLKLIQDGRIHPARIEEIVSETKSEMDERIMDLGTRAAEEAGVPNLHPKLLALMGRLHFRVSYSQNVLQHSIEVAYLTGMMAEQLGLDVEIARRCGFCHDIGKAADHEMEGGHPAIGAELLKRYGEGEEVVHAAAGHHDDIRPEYIYTVLTAAADACSASRPGSRRETLEKYIKRLEELEAIACGFPGVNEVYAVQAGREVRVIVDPKRINDREAAKMSRDIASTIEENMTYPGEVKVVVMREIRSIGMAR, encoded by the coding sequence GTGCCAATTTTCGAGATAGGGATCGGGCTTGTGCTCGGTGCTGTCATCGGCTTCTTCTTCGATCGAATGCGGATGGGGAGTGCGTATCGAACACGCGAAGATCTCATTAAAGATGCCGAACGCGAGGCAGAGAATCTTCGAAAAGAGAGTGAGCTCGCCGCGAAAGAAGAGCTCCTCAGACGGCGTCAGGAAATCGAGACCGAACTCGATAAAGTTCGTGACAAGCTGCGTCAGCAAGAGCGGGAAATCGACAAACGCGAAACGCGTCTCGACGACCAGACCGAGAGCGTGAAGAAACGCGAACGCATGCTCGAGCAAATGCAGAATCGACTCACGGAGCGTTCGAAGTTCATTGAAAAGCGTGAGCAAGAACTCGAGAAGATTGTCGAGGAAGAGCAGGAAAAGCTCTACACAATCAGCGGTCTTTCGAAGGAAGATGCGACGCAGCGACTTTTGAGTAGACTCGATAAACAGCTGAAAAGTGAAACTGGAAGCTTAATTCTCAAGCATCAACAGCAGCTCAAGCAGGATTCCGAAAAACTCGCTCGCGAGATCATCGGAATGGCTGTCCAGCGCTACGCGTCCGATCACACATCGGAAACGACCGTTTCGACGATCGATATTCCCAGCGATGAAATCAAAGGCCGAATCATCGGACGTGAAGGACGAAATATCCGAGCGTTTGAGAAAGAGACTGGCGTCGATGTCATCGTCGATGATACGCCCGGCGTCGTGGTCGTCTCGGCGTTTGATACCGTTCGCCGCGAAATCGCGAAGAATGCCCTTCTCAAGCTGATTCAGGATGGCCGAATTCATCCCGCTCGAATCGAAGAAATCGTCTCGGAAACGAAAAGCGAGATGGATGAGCGGATCATGGATCTCGGAACCCGCGCAGCGGAAGAAGCAGGGGTTCCGAATCTGCATCCGAAATTGCTGGCGCTGATGGGGCGGCTACATTTTCGAGTGAGCTACAGTCAGAATGTGCTACAGCACTCGATTGAAGTCGCTTATTTGACCGGAATGATGGCGGAGCAGCTCGGTCTGGATGTCGAAATTGCCCGTCGCTGTGGATTCTGTCACGACATCGGAAAAGCTGCCGACCACGAAATGGAAGGTGGTCATCCGGCGATTGGTGCCGAATTGCTGAAGCGTTATGGCGAAGGTGAAGAAGTTGTCCATGCAGCTGCTGGTCACCATGACGATATTCGTCCGGAATACATCTACACAGTCTTAACGGCCGCTGCGGATGCCTGTTCTGCCTCACGACCGGGATCGCGTCGAGAAACTCTCGAGAAATACATCAAGCGGCTCGAAGAGTTGGAAGCGATTGCTTGTGGTTTCCCCGGAGTGAACGAGGTTTACGCTGTTCAGGCGGGGCGAGAAGTTCGAGTGATTGTCGATCCCAAGCGGATTAACGATCGCGAAGCTGCGAAAATGTCGCGAGACATTGCTAGTACGATCGAAGAGAACATGACTTACCCCGGAGAAGTGAAGGTCGTCGTGATGCGGGAAATTCGCTCGATTGGAATGGCGCGTTAA
- a CDS encoding alpha-E domain-containing protein encodes MLSRVAEAIYWMARYVERAENLARFVDVTLNMTLDQPIGIQQQWEPLVLATGDEKYFHKNYKHASAETVMQFLVFDREYPNSILSSLRFARENARSVRESISSEMWEQLNAFYHRVKDAEPTFATMDSPSDFLCSVKEGSHLFNGIADATMSHDLGWHFANLGRVIERADKTSRLLDVKYFTLLPTVSDVGTPTDDLQWADVLRSVSGFQSYRRRYHGITVERIIGFLILDRTFPRAINYCVREADVSLHAISGTLMGTYRNSAERLFGQLRAELDYRQVENIREIGLHEYIDSLQVRLNEASAAIHDTFFAIRPVEEPWTGQFQSQR; translated from the coding sequence ATGTTAAGCCGCGTCGCAGAAGCAATTTACTGGATGGCTCGATACGTCGAGCGTGCTGAAAATCTCGCCCGATTTGTCGATGTCACTCTCAACATGACACTCGATCAGCCCATCGGAATTCAGCAGCAATGGGAACCGCTGGTGTTGGCGACCGGCGATGAGAAGTACTTTCACAAAAACTACAAGCATGCTTCTGCCGAAACGGTGATGCAGTTTCTCGTCTTCGATCGTGAGTACCCCAACTCCATTCTTTCGTCGCTGCGTTTCGCTCGTGAGAATGCCCGGTCGGTCCGCGAGTCAATTTCTTCAGAGATGTGGGAACAGCTCAATGCTTTTTACCATCGGGTGAAGGATGCCGAACCGACTTTTGCAACGATGGATTCGCCGTCTGATTTCCTGTGCTCGGTGAAGGAAGGCAGCCATCTGTTCAACGGAATTGCGGATGCAACGATGTCACATGACCTGGGATGGCATTTCGCGAATCTCGGGCGAGTGATTGAACGTGCTGACAAAACGTCTCGTTTGCTGGACGTGAAATACTTCACGCTACTTCCCACGGTCAGCGATGTCGGGACGCCAACCGATGACCTGCAATGGGCGGATGTCTTGCGGTCTGTGAGTGGGTTTCAAAGCTATCGACGTCGCTATCACGGAATCACCGTCGAGCGAATTATCGGGTTTCTGATTCTCGACCGAACATTTCCAAGAGCCATCAACTATTGCGTTCGAGAAGCGGACGTATCGTTGCACGCGATTTCGGGCACGCTGATGGGGACGTATCGCAATTCCGCTGAACGGCTCTTCGGTCAACTGAGAGCGGAATTGGATTATCGGCAGGTGGAGAACATCCGAGAGATCGGGCTCCACGAATATATTGACTCGCTGCAAGTACGATTAAACGAAGCGAGTGCGGCGATTCATGACACCTTCTTCGCGATTCGACCCGTTGAAGAGCCTTGGACTGGACAGTTTCAGTCGCAGAGGTAG
- a CDS encoding transglutaminase family protein translates to MPIRVALHHKTRYEYDRPVTLGPQIVRLRPAPHCRTPIRSYSLSILPEPHFLNWQQDPYGNFLARLVFPNVTRLFEVKVDLIAEMTVVNPFDFFIEEYAEEFPFRYDPELAKQLQPFLDPPTREKIFEDFAKQFEVEKLRTVDFLVKMNGQLQHDVDYLIRMEPGVQTPAETLTKGSGSCRDSAWLLVHLLRKFGLAARFVSGYLIQLTADEKPLEGPEGPAADFTDLHAWTEVFLPGAGWVGLDPTSGLFAGEGHIPLACTPEPQSAAPISGGVDESECEFAFDMTVTRIHEDPRVTKPYSEEQWQAIDEVGKLVDQRLQDNDVRLTMGGEPTFVSIDDMESPEWNTAAVGKMKQKKSVELIHRLRDRFAPGGLLHFGQGKWYPGESLPRWAYSCMWRKDGEPIWSETELLANVWEQGETQPEDAGVFLVEFAERLKVDEKWIRPAYEDVWETVEMEQKVPIDVDPRKFDLEASEDRRRLAKILERGVTTPVGYVLPLKKAWWQAKASWTSGPWPFRMDRLFLIPGDSPIGLRLPLDSLPRGVNRILYQVDPFEGRPVLPRYLELRRAAQATRMESHDSNITGQQKTLERMEKIAQINAGYEEEAPPSLEPSSIISTAMCVESREGRLHVFLPPVARLEDFLELITIVEDTALAVGMPVVLEGYLPPHDPRLEILKVTPDPGVIEVNVPPSSDWEELKSVTFGVYEEARLSRLGTEKFELDGKHTGTGGGNHVVLGGKSPEDSPFLRRPDVLKSLIGYWNNHPSLSYLFSGQFIGPTSQAPRVDEGRRDAIYEMEIAFAQVPEPFNAQEIPAWLVDRIFRHLLVDLTGNTHRAEFCIDKLFSPDSATGRLGLVEFRALEMPPHARMSLAQQLLVRSLVTRFWEEPYNGRLIRWGTAIHDQFMLPHWLEEDFSEVIADLRAADIPMEREWFTPHIAFRCPVIGEIEREGVHLELRQALEPWYVLGEEPAGGGTARYVDSSVERLQVKVNGLWDRYSVTCNSRTLPLSPTGRNGEFAAGVRYRAWQPPSCLHPTIPIHTPLVVDIVDTWNKRSIGGCQYHVEHPGGLNQSVYPVNSLEAESRRASRFFEFGHTGNRIDFRPAVVNNEYPHTLDLRLSE, encoded by the coding sequence ATGCCGATTCGCGTTGCGCTCCACCACAAAACTCGCTACGAATACGACCGCCCGGTGACGCTCGGTCCACAGATTGTCCGATTGCGCCCGGCACCGCATTGCCGAACGCCGATTCGAAGCTATTCGCTGTCAATCCTTCCTGAGCCGCACTTCCTGAACTGGCAACAAGACCCGTATGGGAACTTTCTAGCCCGGCTTGTCTTTCCGAATGTCACTCGACTCTTTGAGGTGAAGGTCGATCTCATTGCCGAAATGACGGTGGTTAATCCGTTCGATTTCTTCATCGAAGAATACGCTGAAGAATTTCCGTTCCGATACGACCCCGAACTCGCCAAGCAGCTTCAGCCGTTTCTTGATCCCCCGACGAGGGAGAAGATTTTCGAGGACTTTGCGAAGCAGTTCGAAGTCGAAAAACTTCGAACTGTCGATTTTCTAGTCAAGATGAACGGACAGCTTCAGCATGATGTGGACTATCTCATCAGAATGGAGCCGGGTGTTCAGACTCCCGCTGAAACATTGACCAAGGGTTCGGGAAGTTGTCGCGATTCCGCCTGGTTGCTGGTGCATCTGCTGCGCAAATTCGGTCTCGCTGCCCGGTTTGTCTCGGGGTATCTGATCCAGCTGACGGCGGATGAAAAGCCGCTTGAAGGCCCCGAAGGACCCGCCGCAGATTTCACCGATCTGCATGCGTGGACGGAGGTCTTCTTGCCGGGGGCAGGCTGGGTTGGTCTCGATCCCACGTCAGGACTGTTTGCTGGCGAGGGGCATATCCCGCTGGCATGTACTCCGGAACCGCAATCGGCAGCCCCGATCTCCGGAGGTGTCGACGAAAGTGAATGCGAGTTCGCCTTTGATATGACGGTCACGCGGATTCACGAAGATCCTCGCGTCACGAAACCGTATTCAGAAGAGCAGTGGCAAGCCATCGATGAAGTCGGCAAGCTCGTTGATCAGCGATTGCAGGACAACGACGTTCGATTGACGATGGGAGGAGAGCCGACCTTCGTTTCGATCGACGATATGGAAAGCCCGGAGTGGAACACTGCCGCCGTCGGGAAAATGAAACAGAAGAAATCGGTCGAGCTGATTCATCGGCTGCGCGATCGATTTGCTCCGGGCGGCTTACTTCACTTTGGTCAGGGAAAGTGGTACCCGGGTGAGTCGCTTCCACGCTGGGCATACTCCTGTATGTGGAGGAAAGATGGCGAGCCAATCTGGTCCGAGACCGAGTTGCTGGCCAATGTCTGGGAGCAGGGAGAGACTCAGCCCGAGGATGCGGGAGTCTTTCTGGTTGAGTTCGCTGAACGGTTGAAGGTCGATGAAAAATGGATTCGTCCCGCTTACGAGGATGTGTGGGAAACTGTCGAAATGGAGCAGAAAGTTCCAATCGATGTTGATCCGCGTAAGTTCGATCTGGAAGCTTCCGAAGACCGCAGACGCCTCGCGAAGATTCTTGAACGTGGTGTGACGACTCCCGTCGGGTATGTTCTGCCACTCAAAAAAGCATGGTGGCAAGCGAAGGCCTCCTGGACGTCGGGACCCTGGCCATTTCGGATGGACCGGTTGTTTCTGATTCCGGGAGATTCTCCGATTGGTCTCCGCTTACCGCTCGACTCACTTCCTCGCGGCGTGAACAGAATCTTGTACCAGGTCGACCCGTTCGAAGGTCGTCCGGTGCTGCCGCGATATCTCGAGTTGAGAAGAGCTGCTCAGGCGACTCGCATGGAGAGTCATGATTCGAACATCACTGGTCAACAAAAAACTCTCGAACGCATGGAGAAGATTGCGCAGATCAACGCGGGTTACGAGGAAGAGGCTCCTCCATCTCTGGAGCCATCTTCGATCATCAGCACAGCGATGTGTGTGGAATCCCGCGAAGGTCGGCTGCATGTCTTTCTTCCGCCAGTGGCTCGGCTCGAAGACTTTCTGGAACTCATCACGATAGTCGAAGATACTGCTTTGGCTGTCGGAATGCCGGTTGTGCTGGAAGGGTATTTGCCTCCGCATGATCCGCGTCTGGAAATTCTCAAAGTGACTCCCGACCCCGGCGTCATCGAAGTGAATGTTCCCCCATCGAGCGATTGGGAGGAGCTGAAGTCTGTGACATTCGGAGTTTATGAAGAGGCACGGTTGTCTCGGCTGGGAACAGAAAAGTTCGAGCTCGACGGAAAACATACCGGCACTGGCGGGGGGAATCATGTGGTCCTTGGAGGGAAGTCGCCGGAGGACAGCCCATTCCTCAGGCGTCCCGATGTTCTCAAGAGTCTGATTGGCTACTGGAACAATCATCCCTCGCTTTCGTACTTGTTCTCCGGACAATTTATTGGCCCGACAAGTCAGGCTCCGCGAGTCGATGAAGGTCGACGGGATGCGATCTATGAAATGGAAATCGCATTCGCTCAAGTGCCGGAGCCATTTAACGCTCAGGAAATTCCAGCGTGGCTGGTTGACAGGATTTTCCGACATCTGCTTGTCGACTTGACCGGAAACACACACCGGGCAGAATTTTGTATCGACAAATTGTTCTCACCCGATTCCGCCACCGGACGGCTGGGACTTGTCGAATTCAGGGCATTGGAAATGCCTCCGCATGCGAGGATGAGTCTCGCACAGCAGTTGCTTGTTCGCTCGCTGGTGACGCGGTTCTGGGAAGAGCCCTACAACGGTCGATTGATTCGCTGGGGGACAGCGATTCACGACCAGTTCATGCTTCCACATTGGCTGGAAGAAGATTTCTCGGAAGTGATCGCCGATTTGCGTGCTGCTGACATTCCGATGGAGCGGGAATGGTTTACACCTCACATCGCGTTTCGATGTCCTGTGATTGGGGAAATCGAGCGAGAAGGTGTTCATCTCGAACTGCGACAGGCATTAGAACCCTGGTATGTGCTGGGAGAAGAGCCAGCTGGTGGCGGGACGGCGCGTTACGTCGACTCTTCCGTAGAACGTCTTCAAGTGAAAGTGAATGGGCTTTGGGATCGCTATTCAGTGACCTGCAATTCCCGAACACTGCCGCTCTCGCCGACGGGCCGCAATGGAGAGTTCGCTGCGGGCGTGCGGTATCGAGCGTGGCAGCCTCCAAGTTGCCTTCATCCGACGATCCCGATTCACACTCCGCTGGTCGTTGACATCGTGGACACTTGGAACAAACGGTCCATCGGAGGATGCCAATATCATGTGGAACATCCAGGCGGTTTGAATCAGAGCGTTTACCCAGTTAATTCACTCGAAGCAGAGAGTCGACGAGCTTCCAGGTTTTTCGAGTTCGGTCATACCGGCAACAGAATTGATTTCCGTCCGGCAGTCGTCAACAATGAGTATCCGCACACGCTGGACCTCCGGCTGAGCGAATAA
- a CDS encoding site-2 protease family protein, with translation MDIRQSPLILSIPLGRWFGVDVRMSVWFVGLVLIFCLRLGGALGLAVSAILFLSILAHEFAHVFGARATGGEGNEILMWPLGGLAFVSPAPSFYSEFWTTLAGPLSNAAICLICAPAVASSGMLMQSLHPIMLPNVDLSLSTPAIFLNSIFVLAFSINFKLLILNLLPIYPLDGGQIAFYIAKLHWERGVARLGTLYLGAVITIILALAGMLTKSTDLVFIGFLLMVFVLQAHMTTVFAQRFGEVGLGYGLEDEGESYLNYLDEDEDPTPRPGPLQRWKAHRREKRLEREAQQQAETSQRVDALLEKINLSGFNSLTDAEKKFLQQASSKYRSPSE, from the coding sequence ATGGATATTCGTCAATCACCGCTGATTTTGAGCATCCCGCTCGGACGATGGTTTGGCGTTGATGTCCGAATGAGCGTCTGGTTCGTCGGACTGGTCCTGATTTTCTGCCTCCGACTCGGAGGAGCCCTTGGGCTGGCCGTTTCTGCGATCCTGTTTCTCAGCATCCTCGCACACGAGTTTGCCCACGTATTCGGAGCCCGGGCAACAGGCGGCGAAGGCAACGAAATCCTCATGTGGCCGCTGGGTGGACTCGCATTCGTCTCACCGGCCCCGTCGTTCTACTCAGAATTCTGGACGACTCTGGCCGGCCCATTGAGCAACGCGGCGATTTGCCTCATTTGCGCCCCCGCAGTCGCCTCAAGTGGAATGCTGATGCAGTCACTCCACCCCATCATGCTTCCAAATGTTGACTTATCCCTCAGCACGCCAGCCATCTTCTTGAATTCGATCTTCGTGCTGGCCTTTTCCATCAACTTTAAGCTTCTGATCCTCAACCTTCTCCCGATTTACCCCCTCGATGGAGGTCAAATCGCATTCTACATCGCAAAACTCCATTGGGAGCGGGGAGTTGCGCGACTTGGCACTCTCTATCTCGGAGCTGTCATCACGATCATTCTGGCTCTCGCCGGGATGCTGACGAAGTCGACCGACCTTGTCTTCATCGGATTCCTGCTCATGGTTTTCGTCCTGCAGGCACATATGACAACAGTCTTCGCCCAGCGATTCGGCGAAGTCGGGCTGGGTTACGGACTCGAAGACGAAGGCGAGAGCTATCTGAATTACCTCGATGAAGATGAAGACCCGACGCCACGTCCGGGACCGCTTCAGCGATGGAAAGCTCACCGCCGAGAAAAACGACTCGAACGCGAAGCCCAGCAGCAGGCCGAAACGTCGCAGCGCGTCGATGCTTTACTGGAGAAGATCAACCTCTCGGGCTTCAACTCGCTCACAGATGCTGAAAAGAAGTTTCTACAGCAAGCAAGCTCGAAATACCGATCTCCCAGCGAGTAA
- a CDS encoding DUF4339 domain-containing protein, which produces MATQWYVRVSGGVRGPMKFKDVAFLIHDHQLPEDGDVRRSDVEEWQPANSVVGLIRTARNHQATEERVAVMAPKKPVQKPAPASTSSKSERKRAERMEIIRRTQESMDESEAEEASQDQRTFLENAMVWGPIVVLAAAAVYAAWTVQTHDPFKNKNFEGQSRVVDSAFDRLS; this is translated from the coding sequence ATGGCAACGCAATGGTATGTCCGAGTATCTGGTGGTGTGCGGGGACCGATGAAGTTCAAGGACGTCGCGTTCTTGATCCATGATCATCAGCTACCCGAAGACGGGGACGTTCGTCGATCTGACGTCGAGGAATGGCAGCCTGCGAATTCGGTCGTCGGGTTAATTCGCACTGCGAGAAATCATCAGGCGACCGAAGAACGGGTCGCTGTCATGGCGCCCAAGAAGCCAGTTCAAAAGCCCGCCCCTGCTTCAACGAGTTCGAAATCTGAGCGCAAACGAGCTGAGCGAATGGAGATCATTCGTCGAACTCAAGAGAGTATGGACGAAAGTGAAGCAGAGGAAGCGTCGCAAGATCAAAGGACCTTCCTCGAAAATGCGATGGTCTGGGGGCCGATTGTCGTTTTAGCAGCAGCTGCCGTTTACGCTGCATGGACCGTGCAGACGCACGATCCCTTCAAGAACAAGAACTTCGAAGGTCAATCTCGAGTGGTCGATTCAGCATTCGACCGCCTCTCTTGA